The Sorangiineae bacterium MSr11954 DNA segment CATTTTTCATCGCAGCCATGCCAGCACCGTAGCGCTATTTTTGGCGATGCTCATGGAGAAAGTCGGGTTGCGTCATCGGGAAGGATGTAGCGAGGGCGGCAGCAGTTGGCGTGCCGTCGTGCCCGACGCCGTGAACACGAGCGCATCGTAGTCGCGGGCGAGCACCGTCCGGGGGGCCTCCCAGTCGCGGGGGCGGTCGTCGTCGTAGAATCCGTCGAATTGCCGCAGGATTTGGTACGCCCGGAACCAATGTGCGGCCGCGCTGCCCTCGGGGAGCGGGTGCAGGCCCACCAGGGCGAGCGGCGCGCCGGCGGCGGTGAGGGCGTCCTCGAGGGAGCCGGCCGGGGCGGGGAGGACCGTGAAATCGCGCGGGCGACGGGTCTCGGGGTCGATGGCTTGGTAGGAGCCGTAACCGAGGACGCTCCCGAACGCGCGATAGCCGGCGCCGAGCCGCCGGCGCAGGTGAACGCCCATCATGGGCGGTTCGGCTTCAGGGTTGCCAGCGATGTGCGCGTTGTGGGCCCAGACGACGGCGCGCGCGTTCGGGCCGTGGTGCGCGAGGGCGTCAAAGGCGTTTTCGGCCATGGATCGCTCGCGGATGTGCACGCGGGAGGCGCTGCTCTCGGCGGCGAGCCAGTCGAGGAGCTGCACGAGCATGTGCGCCTGCGTGGAGGCCCGCCAGAACGGCTCGGCGCCGGACTGCGCGATGTACTGCGGGCGATGGCTTTCGAAATGGGCGGCGAGCGTGCGCGCCTGCGTCGATAGGGCGGTGAGCTCCGGCTTCGAACGGCGAACGATGTCCTTGTACGTGCGGGGGTCGGCCATGGAGGCGAGGGCGCGTGCGGCGGGGGATTCCAGCGCGGGGCGGTCGATGCGGGCGAGGTAGGCGAGGGCCTCCTTGGCTGCGAGGGAGCCCTTTCGCATGTCCAAGCCGTGAAAGTGGACTTTGCGCGGGTGCGCGCGGTTCCATGTGCGCATCCAGCGCACGAGATCGCGGAGCTCCTCGGTTTGCCAGAGCGCAACGGACAAGGTCGCGAGCAGCTGCTCGGGATCGCCGGGGCCGCCGAGCACGTAGTCTTCGATGGCGAACGACTCGGGTAGGTTCCACTCGATGGCGAACACCGTAAAGCCCATTTCGGCGACGAGGTACTCGAGCAAGCGGTGTTTGACTTGGAAGATCTCGCGCGTTCCATGTGTCGCCTCGCCGAGGCCGACCATGCGCGCTTCGCCGATG contains these protein-coding regions:
- a CDS encoding erythromycin esterase family protein, with the translated sequence MLVGCPAAHSPRDRGAPAAVEPSAGGTASAGGTAGADDTAGAGDAAIVGRIVDPAGRGVRGATVARVPLGLFDPSGAHFVHVASGADGSFRLPASAGHRYGVTATAPDGTAAWIGDVAPGTTALQLQLGRGGRRLSGRVRDRDGRPCGGAEVRLARGLGENGDVFLVESDATGTFHTSVPDGDYHADATCGPRAAAARRALPTGRDTVDFLLDPVGQPGPPPPAVIDWIKANAIRLATVEPEHGFADLAPLRALIGEARMVGLGEATHGTREIFQVKHRLLEYLVAEMGFTVFAIEWNLPESFAIEDYVLGGPGDPEQLLATLSVALWQTEELRDLVRWMRTWNRAHPRKVHFHGLDMRKGSLAAKEALAYLARIDRPALESPAARALASMADPRTYKDIVRRSKPELTALSTQARTLAAHFESHRPQYIAQSGAEPFWRASTQAHMLVQLLDWLAAESSASRVHIRERSMAENAFDALAHHGPNARAVVWAHNAHIAGNPEAEPPMMGVHLRRRLGAGYRAFGSVLGYGSYQAIDPETRRPRDFTVLPAPAGSLEDALTAAGAPLALVGLHPLPEGSAAAHWFRAYQILRQFDGFYDDDRPRDWEAPRTVLARDYDALVFTASGTTARQLLPPSLHPSR